A part of Antechinus flavipes isolate AdamAnt ecotype Samford, QLD, Australia chromosome 6, AdamAnt_v2, whole genome shotgun sequence genomic DNA contains:
- the LOC127541704 gene encoding uncharacterized protein LOC127541704 gives MAGTCEGCREEAPDEQLLFLPSPSSLFSAFPFLVSCPRPAISRPGSLSVAAPTPGPETLPSSISASWPLPVSARTPCLPEAPGPPSGGSLLRERPGPCAFPRTRVCQRRDPVSQARVRLQPDPSQLACNGPQLRRKFWGVSTVLPEAVPGRSPKGQNLSQEARGRTSTSIKHRGRLGILPSSSQTHPGCVILASEPANIKQLKEDHTLDFYLIKVLLWGQGSWVAQRMEQEDLSSNLAQKLNPT, from the exons ATGGCTGGTACCTGTGAGGGGTGCAGGGAAGAGGCTCCCGACGAGCAGCTG CTCTTCTTGCCTTCCCCCTCGTCCCTGTTCTCTGCCTTCCCCTTCCTTGTTTCCTGCCCAAGGCCCGCCATCTCTCGCCCTGGTTCCCTTTCCGTGGCTGCCCCCACCCCTGGGCCTGAaactcttccttcctccatttctgcCTCCTGGCCCCTTCCAGTATCAGCCAGGACCCCGTGTCTGCCAGAGGCCCCTGGGCCCCCTTCAGGCGGGAGCCTTCTCCGAGAACGGCCGGGCCCTTGTGCCTTCCCTCGCACCCGTGTCTGCCAGAGGAGGGATCCGGTTTCACAGGCGCGGGTCCGACTCCAGCCCGATCCCAGTCAGCTTGCCTGCAACGGGCCCCAGCTCCGAAGGAAGTTCTGGGGAGTTTCCACAGTCCTCCCTGAGGCTGTTCCAG GGCGCAGCCCAAAGGGGCAGAACCTCTCCCAGGAGGCCCGAGGCAGAACCTCAACTTCCATAAAACACAGGGGGCGGCTGGGAATACTTCCGAGCTCCAGCCAAACGCACCCAGGATGTGTCATCTTGGCTTCTGAGCCGGCAAACATCAAGCAACTCAAGGAAGACCACACCTTGGATTTCTACTTAATAAAAGTTCTACTGTGGGggcagggcagctgggtggcccaGCGGATGgagcaggaggacctgagttcaaatctagctcagAAACTTAACCCTacctag